From Microbispora sp. ZYX-F-249, a single genomic window includes:
- a CDS encoding toxin glutamine deamidase domain-containing protein — protein sequence MNQERARRHARWRLPSGVYNPVVSADGRRWRDYEQAADAPAPSLEDRRLDVRIATLPLGIDTMPDTMPDTMTGTVTMPVVPAARNGDIGGRGGRGPGTPAGRRGGPPDLREAVPVTTPVDAGTGDDEEIRGPEDAEVSEDARDVGDAQGPDDGGDVGRAPDDGAATGEPATGGTSAEAVGGTAGSAATSGEPGPGDAEPDPGKTGARDESGSDARAREDSGPREPDPGEPGLRESGELAHAEERPAAEFEAGHDGAGARRNEGTTAGTTADTTADTTADTAADTAADPAEPGGHPTLTAPGGHPTVTAPGERASVTADGTRDAVDDGTGAAAATGENGRGAVVPEASGSRERRDDAATPVSRGDRPGEPLPESFLGPLLGAGHAAVSPAGQDEWHAETAPAPRIPASQAGDEPAPEAGRSEWREEGSGGAVDDGPETGELADADDFWAAVLRDDTECDWLDGPGRPRRLEETRPYGRPGGLAEADPGGQVSLAQAVSGRFPDPRGTWIRLINAEGPTEDAFRSNNAVDCALSVMSTWHGEPVVAARRQPEYDGSGRPLLTGETGGVGRAEEWLGHRFEYVGHGRRAYVAIAQRLIFGGHGAAAVLITRWAGGGSHAWNAVNCRGEVLWIDAQRGHMAVEPPYEDVTGVFAVVIDRQGRRL from the coding sequence GTGAACCAGGAGAGGGCGCGCCGGCACGCGAGGTGGCGGTTGCCGTCCGGTGTGTACAACCCGGTCGTGTCGGCCGACGGCCGGCGATGGCGGGATTACGAGCAGGCGGCCGACGCGCCTGCTCCTTCGCTCGAGGACCGCCGCCTGGACGTGCGGATCGCGACGCTGCCGCTGGGCATCGACACCATGCCCGACACCATGCCCGACACCATGACCGGCACCGTCACGATGCCGGTGGTGCCGGCGGCGAGGAACGGCGACATCGGGGGACGTGGGGGCCGCGGCCCGGGGACGCCGGCGGGGCGCCGCGGCGGGCCGCCGGACCTCCGGGAGGCCGTTCCCGTGACGACGCCGGTCGATGCCGGGACCGGGGACGACGAGGAGATCCGGGGCCCGGAGGACGCCGAGGTGTCCGAGGACGCCCGCGATGTCGGCGACGCTCAGGGGCCGGACGACGGCGGGGACGTCGGGCGCGCCCCTGACGACGGTGCGGCGACGGGAGAGCCGGCGACAGGGGGAACCTCCGCAGAGGCTGTCGGAGGGACCGCCGGCTCGGCAGCGACATCGGGAGAACCCGGCCCCGGGGACGCCGAGCCTGATCCGGGGAAGACCGGCGCCCGCGACGAGTCCGGGTCGGATGCCCGCGCCCGGGAGGACTCGGGCCCGCGGGAGCCAGACCCGGGGGAGCCCGGCCTGCGAGAGTCCGGCGAACTCGCGCACGCGGAGGAACGCCCGGCCGCCGAATTCGAGGCGGGCCACGATGGTGCCGGCGCCAGGAGAAACGAGGGCACCACCGCGGGCACCACTGCCGACACCACTGCCGACACCACTGCGGACACCGCTGCAGATACCGCCGCGGACCCGGCCGAGCCCGGGGGGCACCCGACGCTCACCGCGCCCGGGGGGCACCCGACGGTCACCGCGCCCGGGGAGCGCGCGAGCGTCACCGCCGACGGGACGCGGGACGCGGTGGACGACGGGACCGGGGCGGCCGCCGCGACCGGCGAGAACGGCCGGGGCGCGGTCGTCCCCGAGGCGTCCGGCTCTCGTGAGCGGCGAGACGATGCGGCGACCCCGGTGAGCCGGGGCGACCGGCCGGGCGAGCCGCTGCCCGAGTCATTCCTCGGGCCACTCCTCGGCGCGGGACACGCCGCCGTGTCCCCGGCCGGGCAGGACGAGTGGCACGCCGAGACCGCGCCCGCGCCGCGCATTCCCGCGTCGCAGGCCGGCGACGAGCCGGCGCCGGAGGCGGGCCGGAGCGAGTGGCGCGAGGAAGGGTCCGGCGGCGCCGTGGACGACGGCCCGGAGACGGGCGAGCTCGCGGACGCCGACGACTTCTGGGCGGCCGTGCTGCGCGACGACACCGAGTGCGACTGGCTGGACGGCCCGGGCCGCCCGCGGCGGCTGGAGGAGACCCGCCCGTACGGCAGGCCCGGCGGCCTGGCCGAGGCGGATCCGGGCGGCCAGGTGAGCCTCGCGCAGGCGGTGAGCGGGCGCTTCCCGGACCCGCGCGGCACCTGGATCCGGCTGATCAACGCCGAAGGGCCGACGGAGGACGCGTTCAGGTCCAACAACGCCGTCGACTGCGCGCTGTCGGTGATGTCCACCTGGCACGGCGAGCCCGTGGTGGCGGCGCGCAGGCAGCCGGAGTACGACGGGTCGGGCCGCCCGCTGCTGACCGGGGAGACCGGGGGCGTCGGCCGCGCCGAGGAGTGGCTCGGGCACCGGTTCGAATACGTGGGCCACGGCCGCCGGGCGTACGTGGCCATCGCCCAGCGGCTGATCTTCGGCGGGCACGGCGCCGCCGCCGTCCTCATCACCCGCTGGGCCGGGGGCGGCAGCCACGCGTGGAACGCGGTCAACTGCCGCGGCGAGGTCCTCTGGATCGACGCCCAGCGGGGTCACATGGCCGTGGAACCGCCGTACGAGGACGTCACGGGGGTCTTCGCGGTGGTGATCGACCGCCAGGGCCGCCGCCTGTGA
- a CDS encoding alpha/beta fold hydrolase has product MSGIVRPNIGAEFRRQRLGHFRDAQAYARYRRIYDRAMTGLPAPDAIQDVPTGFGTVRVHRFGTDGADARTPLLLLPGRTASTPMWAPNLTGLRASGRVVYAIDLLGEPGLSVQSRPFASAADHGVWLAELLTGLRLDRTHLLGVSIGGWTAFRLAMHAPDKVASLNLLDPACLFGRITWKAVAVSLGAFGPLPEPWRRRLLSWISGGADISGDEPVAALISAGMRDFTAFLPPPTYPADEEVAAVGVPTLAVIAGRSIIHHPARAAERARRLLAQGVVELWPDASHSLNGEFPERVATRVLAFIERLDADDALRH; this is encoded by the coding sequence GTGAGCGGCATCGTGCGACCCAACATCGGAGCCGAGTTCCGCCGACAGCGCCTCGGGCACTTCCGCGACGCGCAGGCCTACGCGCGCTACCGGCGGATTTACGACCGGGCCATGACCGGCCTCCCGGCGCCGGACGCGATCCAGGACGTGCCGACCGGCTTCGGGACCGTTCGTGTCCATCGCTTCGGCACGGACGGCGCCGATGCCCGAACGCCGCTCCTCCTGCTGCCGGGACGCACCGCGTCGACCCCGATGTGGGCGCCGAACCTCACCGGTCTCCGCGCCTCGGGCCGCGTCGTCTACGCGATCGATCTGCTGGGCGAGCCCGGTCTCTCGGTGCAGAGCAGGCCGTTCGCGAGCGCGGCGGACCACGGCGTATGGCTCGCGGAGCTCCTCACCGGACTCCGCCTCGACCGGACGCACCTGCTCGGCGTGTCGATCGGCGGGTGGACCGCCTTCCGGCTCGCCATGCACGCCCCGGACAAGGTCGCCTCCCTGAATCTGCTCGATCCCGCCTGCTTGTTCGGCCGGATCACCTGGAAGGCGGTCGCCGTCTCGCTGGGCGCGTTCGGGCCGCTCCCCGAGCCGTGGCGCCGGCGGCTGCTGAGCTGGATCTCCGGCGGAGCCGATATCTCCGGCGACGAGCCGGTCGCCGCCCTGATCTCCGCCGGGATGCGGGACTTCACCGCCTTCCTCCCCCCGCCGACTTATCCCGCGGACGAAGAGGTCGCCGCGGTCGGCGTACCGACCCTCGCGGTGATCGCCGGGCGTAGCATCATCCACCATCCGGCCAGAGCCGCGGAACGCGCCCGCCGGCTGCTCGCCCAAGGGGTCGTCGAACTGTGGCCCGACGCCTCCCACTCCCTCAACGGCGAGTTTCCCGAGCGAGTCGCCACCCGGGTCCTCGCCTTCATCGAGCGGCTCGACGCGGACGACGCCCTCCGCCACTGA
- a CDS encoding TetR/AcrR family transcriptional regulator → MPKQVDHAARREEIAHAALRLCARDGLAGVTIGQVAQEAGVSKGLVQHYFAGKADLLRASAHVMRREIERHVGEAVRDARGPADTLRRVLLAIVGLGATAVVPLLAGHAFLSRAVADPEIRDLYRAGGDAVHREIAAMLAASGPAPDVDPGVEAHVLLGLARGLADEVLLGELDVNDAAAIVDHHLQRILPGAPAGSGSPPSPQTSG, encoded by the coding sequence GTGCCCAAGCAGGTCGACCATGCGGCTCGGCGGGAGGAGATCGCCCACGCGGCGCTGAGGCTGTGCGCGCGGGACGGCCTGGCCGGTGTGACCATAGGCCAGGTCGCACAGGAGGCCGGCGTCTCCAAGGGGCTCGTGCAGCACTACTTCGCCGGGAAGGCCGATCTGCTGCGCGCCAGCGCCCACGTCATGAGAAGAGAAATCGAGCGCCATGTCGGCGAAGCCGTCAGGGACGCCCGAGGCCCGGCGGACACGCTGCGGCGCGTGCTGCTCGCGATCGTCGGGCTGGGCGCGACCGCTGTGGTCCCGCTGCTGGCCGGGCACGCGTTCCTGAGCAGGGCCGTTGCCGATCCGGAGATCCGCGACCTCTACCGTGCCGGCGGCGACGCCGTCCACCGCGAGATCGCCGCGATGCTGGCGGCCTCCGGTCCCGCCCCGGACGTCGATCCCGGGGTGGAGGCCCACGTGCTGCTCGGCCTCGCGCGCGGTCTCGCCGACGAAGTGCTGCTCGGGGAGCTCGACGTGAACGACGCGGCCGCGATCGTCGACCACCATCTCCAGCGGATCCTGCCTGGCGCCCCGGCCGGCTCCGGTTCTCCCCCCTCGCCGCAGACCTCCGGTTGA
- a CDS encoding ABC transporter permease yields the protein MFRTTLTGLLAHRLRLLLTSLAIVLGVGFIAGTFVLTDTIDAGFTQSFAADADKVDVVVTPKDDAEGDGSLPQSALAAIRAVRGVRDAQPMVSGDAPLIGRDGKVVGDFPTAGVSIPADRIKITAGRAPSAAGDAVLDKNTAKAQGLAPGATVAVLDRAGERQEFRLVGIFDVGVDQNLAYRGAVAFTPDTARRVTGAKGFTEIDVVSSGPSPESLRTAVAAAVGGDATVMTGRERADEVARRNHVDTSYIRLGLLLFGAVALLVAALVIYNTFNILVAQRMREMALLRCIGATKRQVFGSIVLESAVVGLLSSVLGLLTGLGLGAAAVAVLRAVGTDIPTGTVTLSPQTIAVGLCTGVVVTMAAALLPARQSTRVPPVAALRAQVEEHTFRTGVVRVVVSVLLLLAGAGLTAAGVLQKPGQAALLTVMAGGVLVFFAVLVLGPVIVRPLSGLAGWVPARLFGVPGRLAVDNSRRNPKRAATTTVALTVGVTLMTFMSVLTATVRTTVGGELDKQFPADYILSAQTGTIPRSVADALRGSRDLAAVTEFRGKKAKVNGRDYEVGTVTWSAIGTAIKPEASSGTLNGFGAGDVAVADYVAQDLGVAVGDTVTVTSGGKSASLEVAAVLRGEVSLLPAFTMAEQAFERHFGAVGDTQILVDAADGVAPERSRKVVDDATAAYPAVKVGSTTEIRGQFDEAIDSMLMVVTGLLALAIVISLLGIANTLSLSVHERTRESALLRALGLTRPQLRGMLSVEALVLGLVGAIVGVVLGIAYGWAATTTLTETVSFQLPAVQILIFIAASGLAGVLAAVLPARRAARASVVGALAAS from the coding sequence GTGTTCAGGACCACTCTCACCGGGCTGCTGGCGCACCGCCTGCGCCTGCTGCTCACCTCCCTGGCGATCGTGCTCGGTGTCGGGTTCATCGCGGGCACGTTCGTGCTCACCGACACCATCGACGCCGGGTTCACGCAGTCGTTCGCCGCCGATGCCGACAAGGTGGACGTGGTGGTGACGCCCAAGGACGACGCCGAAGGCGACGGGAGTCTCCCGCAGAGCGCGCTCGCGGCGATCAGGGCGGTGCGGGGCGTGCGGGACGCCCAGCCCATGGTGTCCGGGGACGCGCCGCTGATCGGCAGGGACGGCAAGGTCGTCGGGGACTTCCCCACCGCCGGGGTGTCCATCCCGGCGGACCGCATCAAAATCACTGCGGGGCGAGCGCCCTCCGCCGCGGGCGATGCGGTGCTCGACAAGAACACCGCCAAGGCCCAGGGGCTGGCACCGGGGGCGACCGTCGCGGTGCTCGACCGGGCGGGCGAACGGCAGGAGTTCCGCCTCGTCGGGATCTTCGACGTGGGCGTCGACCAGAACCTCGCCTACCGGGGCGCGGTCGCCTTCACTCCCGACACGGCGCGGCGCGTCACCGGCGCCAAGGGCTTCACCGAGATCGACGTCGTCTCCTCGGGACCCTCGCCGGAGAGCCTGCGTACGGCCGTCGCGGCGGCCGTGGGCGGCGACGCGACGGTGATGACCGGACGGGAACGCGCCGACGAGGTGGCCAGGCGCAACCACGTGGACACTTCCTACATCCGGCTGGGCCTGCTGCTGTTCGGCGCGGTCGCGCTGCTCGTCGCCGCGCTCGTCATCTACAACACCTTCAACATCCTGGTCGCGCAGCGGATGCGCGAGATGGCGCTGCTGCGCTGCATCGGCGCCACCAAACGGCAGGTCTTCGGCTCCATCGTGCTGGAGTCCGCCGTGGTCGGCCTGCTGTCGTCGGTGCTGGGCCTGCTGACGGGCCTCGGCCTCGGAGCCGCGGCGGTCGCCGTGCTGAGGGCCGTCGGAACCGACATCCCCACGGGCACGGTGACCCTGTCCCCGCAGACGATCGCCGTCGGCCTGTGCACCGGCGTCGTCGTCACGATGGCCGCGGCCCTGCTCCCCGCGCGCCAGTCCACCCGTGTGCCGCCCGTCGCGGCGCTGCGCGCGCAGGTCGAGGAGCACACCTTCCGCACCGGGGTCGTACGGGTGGTCGTCTCGGTCCTGCTCCTGCTGGCGGGGGCCGGCCTCACCGCGGCGGGGGTGCTGCAGAAGCCGGGCCAGGCGGCGCTGCTGACGGTCATGGCGGGCGGCGTGCTCGTGTTCTTCGCGGTGCTGGTGCTCGGCCCGGTGATCGTACGGCCGCTGAGCGGGCTGGCCGGCTGGGTGCCGGCGCGGCTGTTCGGCGTGCCGGGGCGGCTGGCCGTGGACAACTCGCGGCGCAACCCCAAGCGGGCGGCCACCACGACGGTGGCCCTGACCGTCGGCGTGACGCTGATGACGTTCATGTCGGTCCTGACCGCCACGGTGCGGACCACGGTCGGCGGCGAACTCGACAAGCAGTTCCCCGCCGACTACATCCTGTCGGCGCAGACGGGCACGATCCCCCGCTCTGTCGCCGACGCGCTGCGCGGGAGCCGCGACCTCGCCGCGGTGACCGAGTTCCGCGGCAAGAAGGCCAAGGTGAACGGCCGCGACTACGAGGTGGGCACGGTCACCTGGTCGGCCATCGGCACCGCGATCAAGCCGGAGGCGTCGTCCGGCACGCTGAACGGCTTCGGCGCGGGCGACGTCGCGGTGGCCGACTACGTGGCCCAGGACCTCGGCGTCGCCGTGGGCGACACCGTGACCGTCACGTCGGGAGGCAAGAGCGCCTCGCTCGAGGTGGCGGCGGTGCTGAGGGGCGAGGTGTCCCTGCTGCCGGCCTTCACCATGGCCGAGCAGGCGTTCGAGCGGCACTTCGGCGCGGTGGGCGACACGCAGATCCTGGTGGACGCCGCCGACGGCGTGGCCCCGGAGCGGTCGCGCAAGGTGGTGGACGACGCCACGGCGGCCTATCCGGCGGTCAAGGTCGGCAGCACGACCGAGATCCGCGGCCAGTTCGACGAGGCGATCGACTCGATGCTCATGGTCGTCACCGGGCTGCTGGCCCTCGCGATCGTGATCTCGCTGCTCGGCATCGCGAACACGCTGTCGCTGTCGGTCCACGAACGGACCCGCGAGTCCGCGCTGCTGCGCGCCCTCGGCCTGACCCGGCCGCAGCTGCGGGGCATGCTCTCGGTCGAGGCGCTGGTCCTCGGCCTGGTGGGCGCGATCGTCGGCGTCGTGCTCGGCATCGCGTACGGCTGGGCGGCGACGACGACGCTCACGGAGACCGTCTCCTTCCAGCTTCCGGCCGTGCAGATCCTGATCTTCATCGCCGCCTCGGGCCTGGCCGGGGTGCTCGCCGCGGTGCTGCCCGCCCGCCGGGCCGCCCGGGCGTCGGTCGTCGGGGCGCTGGCCGCCTCCTGA
- a CDS encoding ABC transporter ATP-binding protein, with the protein MTTTTQVRTAVVARGLTKVYGEGDAAVHALRGVDIGFAAEAFTAIMGPSGSGKSTLMHCLAGLDTVTDGRVSIGDVEITGLNDKQLTLLRRERVGFIFQAFNLLPTLTAEQNIRLPLEIAGRQADQALFDRVIETVGLRDRLRHKPSELSGGQQQRVAVARALISKPQVIFADEPTGNLDSRSGAEVLAFLRRSVRELGQTIVMVTHDPVAASYADRVVFLRDGLLVSEIDRPTPQAVLDTLMALEA; encoded by the coding sequence ATGACCACAACAACCCAGGTTCGCACCGCGGTCGTCGCGCGGGGACTGACGAAGGTGTACGGCGAGGGCGACGCGGCCGTGCACGCGCTGCGCGGCGTCGACATCGGTTTCGCCGCGGAGGCGTTCACCGCGATCATGGGGCCGTCCGGGTCCGGTAAGTCCACCCTGATGCACTGCCTGGCCGGGCTGGACACCGTGACGGACGGACGGGTGAGCATCGGCGACGTCGAGATCACCGGTTTGAACGACAAGCAGCTCACGCTGCTGCGTCGTGAGCGCGTCGGTTTCATCTTCCAGGCGTTCAACCTGCTGCCGACGCTGACGGCCGAGCAGAACATCCGGCTTCCGCTGGAGATCGCGGGCCGTCAGGCCGACCAGGCGCTGTTCGACCGCGTGATCGAGACGGTGGGCCTGCGCGACCGGCTCAGACACAAGCCGAGCGAGCTGTCGGGCGGGCAGCAGCAGCGTGTCGCGGTGGCGCGGGCGCTCATCAGCAAGCCTCAGGTGATCTTCGCCGACGAGCCGACCGGCAACCTCGACTCGCGCAGCGGCGCCGAGGTGCTGGCGTTCCTGCGCCGGTCGGTGCGGGAGCTCGGCCAGACGATCGTGATGGTGACCCACGACCCGGTTGCGGCGTCGTACGCCGACCGGGTGGTCTTCCTGCGTGACGGCCTGCTGGTGAGCGAGATCGATCGGCCGACGCCGCAGGCCGTGCTCGACACGCTGATGGCGCTGGAGGCCTGA
- a CDS encoding response regulator transcription factor gives MIRVMLVDDQELVRTGFRMVLGAQPDIDVVGEAADGLAAVEALRTVEADVVLMDVRMPRMDGVEAARVICAAPDGPKVLILTTFDLDEYAFAAIKAGAAGFLLKDVPPAELISAIRSVHSGDAVVAPSTTRRLLDHFAVLLPEGDTRRQDAGVLTAREREVMVHVARGLSNAEIAARLHLAEATVKTHLGRILAKLGLRDRAQVVVYAYETGVVSPDHPRG, from the coding sequence GTGATACGCGTCATGCTGGTCGACGACCAGGAGCTGGTGCGGACCGGGTTCCGGATGGTCCTCGGGGCGCAGCCGGACATCGACGTCGTGGGCGAGGCGGCGGACGGGCTGGCGGCCGTCGAGGCGCTGCGCACGGTCGAGGCGGACGTGGTCCTCATGGACGTCCGCATGCCGAGAATGGACGGCGTGGAGGCGGCCCGCGTCATCTGCGCGGCGCCGGACGGTCCCAAGGTGCTGATCCTGACGACGTTCGACCTCGACGAGTACGCGTTCGCGGCGATCAAGGCGGGCGCGGCGGGATTCCTGCTGAAGGACGTGCCGCCGGCCGAGCTCATCAGCGCGATCCGGTCGGTGCACTCGGGTGACGCGGTGGTCGCGCCGAGCACGACCCGCCGCCTGCTCGACCACTTCGCCGTCCTTCTTCCGGAGGGGGACACGCGGCGGCAGGACGCGGGTGTGCTGACAGCGCGGGAGCGGGAGGTGATGGTCCACGTGGCCCGCGGCCTGTCGAACGCCGAGATCGCGGCGCGCCTGCACCTCGCGGAGGCGACCGTGAAGACCCACCTGGGCCGCATCCTCGCCAAGCTGGGACTGCGCGACCGCGCCCAGGTGGTCGTCTACGCGTACGAGACCGGTGTGGTCTCCCCCGATCATCCGCGGGGCTGA
- a CDS encoding sensor histidine kinase: MFGRLRAWTRRHSKLVDALTVSPLALLSLATAEAFTRSGSLGARDVGVPGLLLLSAALIAPLTWRREHPREVFAVVAAVSFVQWLLDVIVLPANIAVLVAVYGVASRCTLRWALAAGAVAEFGLLLAMLRWSPDASQSWPSSSAFIVAVWIAGIYANTRRRYVESLVERAERAERERDQQARIAAAAERARIARELHDVVAHNVSVMVVQADGAGFALDGDPEQARRAMQAISATGRQALAEMRRLVGVLRQDAGSPAEEYAPQPGVAQLGDLIRQVRDSGLPTEFTVSGTARTLPEGEQLAVYRIVQEALTNALKHGGPGTRAWVEMTYGTGELELRISDDGRGAAAPRLVGGHGLIGMRERAAMYGGSVEAAPRTGGGFRVVARIPIGMAA, translated from the coding sequence GTGTTCGGCAGACTACGCGCCTGGACCCGGCGCCACAGCAAGCTCGTGGACGCGCTGACGGTCTCCCCGCTGGCGCTGTTGAGCCTGGCCACCGCCGAGGCGTTCACCCGGTCGGGCTCGCTCGGAGCACGGGACGTGGGTGTGCCCGGGCTGCTGCTGCTGTCGGCCGCCCTCATCGCTCCGCTGACCTGGCGCCGCGAGCACCCCCGCGAGGTGTTCGCCGTGGTCGCCGCCGTCAGCTTCGTCCAGTGGCTGCTCGACGTCATCGTCCTGCCCGCCAACATCGCGGTGCTCGTCGCGGTGTACGGCGTGGCCTCGCGCTGCACGCTCCGGTGGGCGTTGGCCGCCGGGGCGGTCGCGGAGTTCGGGCTGCTGCTGGCGATGTTGCGCTGGTCTCCCGACGCCAGCCAGTCGTGGCCGTCGTCGTCGGCCTTCATCGTCGCCGTCTGGATCGCCGGGATCTACGCCAACACGCGCCGCCGCTATGTGGAGAGCCTCGTCGAACGCGCGGAGCGGGCCGAGCGGGAGCGCGACCAGCAGGCGCGCATCGCGGCCGCCGCCGAGCGCGCCCGCATCGCCCGTGAGCTGCACGACGTGGTGGCGCACAACGTCAGCGTGATGGTCGTCCAGGCCGACGGCGCAGGTTTTGCCCTCGACGGCGACCCGGAGCAGGCGCGGCGCGCCATGCAGGCGATCTCCGCGACCGGGCGGCAGGCGCTGGCCGAGATGCGCAGGCTGGTGGGGGTCCTGCGGCAGGACGCCGGCAGCCCGGCGGAGGAGTACGCTCCGCAGCCCGGTGTGGCCCAGCTGGGCGATCTGATCAGGCAGGTCAGGGACTCGGGGCTGCCGACCGAGTTCACCGTGTCCGGCACCGCGCGGACGCTGCCCGAGGGCGAGCAGCTCGCCGTCTACCGGATCGTGCAGGAGGCCCTGACCAACGCGCTCAAGCACGGCGGCCCCGGCACGCGGGCCTGGGTGGAGATGACGTACGGCACGGGCGAGCTCGAGCTGAGGATCAGCGACGACGGCAGGGGCGCCGCGGCGCCGCGCCTGGTCGGCGGGCATGGCCTGATCGGCATGCGGGAGCGGGCGGCGATGTACGGCGGGAGCGTCGAGGCGGCCCCCCGGACGGGCGGCGGGTTCCGGGTGGTCGCCAGGATCCCCATCGGGATGGCCGCGTGA